Proteins encoded together in one Qingshengfaniella alkalisoli window:
- a CDS encoding SPFH domain-containing protein translates to MAIFDFLSGEFIDVIAWTDDTRDTIVWRFERQGHEIKYGAKLTVREGQSAVFVHEGQLADVFTPGLYMLETNNMPIMTKLQHWDHGFRSPFKSEIYYVNTTRFNDLKWGTKNPVILRDPEFGPVRVRAFGTYSIRVHDPAKFMVEIVGTDGEFTMDEISFQIRNIITQEFSRVIAQSGIPVLDMAANTADLGKLIATEISGTLESYGLVMPELYIENISLPPAVEAALDKRTSMGLAGDLGKYTQYSAAEAMTTAAANPGGAMGAGIGAGLGMGMAAQMGQQAGPWGARPQQAAQTPPPPPIEKVWHVAENGQTKGPFSKADLGRMVSQGEVSRETYVWTPGQDGWKTADDVDELAQLFTVMPPPPPGA, encoded by the coding sequence ATGGCCATCTTCGATTTTCTCTCCGGTGAATTCATCGACGTCATTGCGTGGACGGACGACACCCGTGACACCATCGTCTGGCGGTTCGAGCGGCAGGGGCACGAGATCAAGTACGGCGCGAAGCTTACGGTTCGCGAGGGACAATCGGCGGTGTTCGTGCATGAGGGCCAGTTGGCGGATGTGTTCACACCCGGTCTCTACATGTTGGAGACCAACAACATGCCCATCATGACGAAGCTTCAGCACTGGGATCACGGGTTCCGATCACCGTTCAAATCGGAAATCTACTACGTCAATACGACGCGGTTCAACGATCTGAAATGGGGCACCAAGAACCCGGTCATCCTGCGCGATCCGGAATTCGGGCCAGTGCGCGTGCGGGCCTTCGGCACCTATTCGATCCGCGTCCACGATCCCGCGAAATTCATGGTCGAAATCGTCGGTACGGACGGTGAGTTTACCATGGATGAGATCAGCTTCCAGATCCGCAACATCATCACGCAGGAGTTCAGCCGCGTGATTGCCCAATCGGGGATTCCCGTGCTGGATATGGCCGCGAATACCGCCGATCTGGGCAAGCTGATCGCGACCGAGATTTCCGGGACCCTTGAAAGCTATGGCCTGGTCATGCCGGAACTTTACATCGAGAACATTTCCCTGCCTCCGGCCGTGGAAGCAGCGCTCGACAAACGGACCTCGATGGGTCTGGCGGGCGATCTGGGCAAGTACACCCAGTATTCCGCAGCCGAGGCCATGACCACGGCCGCCGCCAACCCCGGCGGAGCCATGGGCGCAGGCATTGGGGCCGGGCTGGGTATGGGCATGGCGGCACAGATGGGTCAGCAGGCCGGGCCGTGGGGCGCTCGCCCACAGCAGGCTGCGCAGACCCCTCCGCCTCCACCTATCGAAAAAGTCTGGCACGTCGCTGAAAACGGGCAGACCAAGGGGCCGTTTTCCAAGGCCGACTTGGGGCGCATGGTGTCACAGGGCGAGGTATCGCGTGAAACCTACGTCTGGACGCCGGGTCAAGACGGCTGGAAGACAGCGGATGACGTAGATGAACTGGCACAACTATTCACGGTCATGCCCCCTCCCCCACCCGGCGCATGA
- a CDS encoding primosomal protein N' (replication factor Y) - superfamily II helicase, protein MPTPPPLPTGTTDTDALNDHRFPCDSCGGAMRFSPAQQQLICDHCGNTKPVSAAQEGLWGAGSSIPEMDFKSALRKQIPDADLESTQVTKCANCGASVEFDPAIHAAECPFCATPIVSDTGVDRHIKPRGILPFMLDEPSARDAVGQWMGSLWFAPNRLKRDSRRHRKMDGIYIPYWTFDAQTESRYAGERGVVYYETRYVIRDGKRQAVQVAKVRWSPARGRVARFFDDVLVLASRSLPKQFTDALQPWDLSRLSPYNAEFIAGMRAEAYTVELDEAFNEARGYMDRVIERDVRFDIGGDRQRIHQLKTEVSDIRFKHILLPIWVAAYRYRGKSYRFVVNGQSGRVQGERPYSAIKIALAVLAALALAATIGYVYAMNQGGM, encoded by the coding sequence ATGCCTACGCCTCCGCCCTTGCCGACCGGCACGACAGACACCGATGCGCTGAACGACCACCGCTTTCCCTGCGACAGCTGCGGCGGTGCGATGCGTTTCTCTCCAGCGCAGCAGCAACTCATCTGCGACCATTGCGGTAACACCAAACCTGTTTCGGCCGCTCAAGAGGGGCTGTGGGGGGCCGGCTCATCCATTCCTGAGATGGACTTCAAGTCAGCCCTTCGCAAGCAGATCCCCGATGCAGACCTGGAAAGCACGCAAGTCACCAAATGCGCGAATTGCGGCGCTTCGGTTGAATTCGACCCAGCGATCCACGCAGCCGAATGCCCCTTTTGCGCGACACCCATCGTGTCGGACACCGGCGTCGACAGGCACATTAAACCGCGTGGCATTCTTCCCTTCATGCTGGACGAACCGTCGGCACGCGACGCGGTCGGGCAATGGATGGGCAGCCTATGGTTCGCACCCAACCGGCTGAAAAGAGACTCGCGGCGCCACCGCAAGATGGATGGTATCTACATTCCCTATTGGACATTCGACGCACAAACCGAAAGCCGGTACGCGGGCGAGCGTGGTGTCGTCTACTACGAGACCCGCTACGTTATACGTGACGGCAAGCGACAGGCGGTGCAGGTCGCCAAGGTCCGCTGGTCCCCTGCACGCGGACGAGTGGCGCGATTTTTCGACGATGTTCTGGTGCTGGCATCGCGGTCTTTGCCCAAGCAGTTTACCGACGCGTTGCAACCTTGGGACCTATCGCGGCTCAGCCCTTACAATGCCGAGTTCATCGCTGGTATGCGTGCAGAGGCTTACACCGTAGAACTGGACGAAGCGTTCAACGAGGCGCGCGGCTACATGGACCGCGTGATCGAACGCGACGTGCGCTTCGACATCGGCGGCGACCGGCAACGCATCCATCAACTGAAGACCGAAGTGTCCGACATCCGCTTCAAGCACATTCTGCTGCCCATCTGGGTGGCTGCCTATCGATACCGAGGCAAGAGCTACCGCTTCGTAGTCAACGGCCAATCAGGTCGGGTGCAAGGGGAGCGACCCTATTCGGCAATCAAGATCGCGCTGGCTGTGCTGGCTGCCCTCGCACTCGCGGCAACCATAGGCTACGTCTACGCCATGAATCAGGGCGGGATGTAG